The Styela clava chromosome 2, kaStyClav1.hap1.2, whole genome shotgun sequence genome contains a region encoding:
- the LOC120336274 gene encoding uncharacterized protein LOC120336274 yields the protein MDFVGVSQVTQQTTDKDELFVCPFDPIHRISAKRFVYHIIKCRKNHPHIETETCPFNARHIVLKPDIRHHTSICPDRKLVELELNSLDRLELSNDQLTVSSEPLNFGDDEDWDQEIARNIKSSEEFPTFDPFSSGHSQHIASFYKSSGQGSGVNKRREAIKQMKERMRQEAQMNVDQRVRRPYFDTSDQGNHPVFLKSVAHPSSLTNHNHARGDSSDIKLPPKLTKQKPRLAANFNMQPKFSHAIGRGRHFREMQNGTGEPRVGVQPPNGFNNTKEINHAFGRGRQFQSNMHSTSSNIESFTNKVTPLTPNSNGVEDSGSSAAEDTNWGNDELVKQERKLIKLLKQIDALEKKSALGEVLDSEQKAKMLRKQEILTSLKQIRNQLME from the exons ATGGATTTCGTAGGCGTCAGTCAGGTCACCCAGCAGACAACTGACAAGGATGAACTCTTTGTTTGTCCATTCGACCCCATACATCGAATATCGGCAAAGAGGTTTGTCTATCATATTATCAAATGCCGGAAAAATCATCCTCACATTGAAACG GAAACATGTCCATTCAATGCAAGGCATATTGTGCTGAAGCCAGATATACGACACCACACCAGTATATGCCCAGACAGAAAATTAGTCGAGCTTGAACTCAACAGTCTTG ACCGATTAGAACTGTCAAATGATCAGTTGACAGTTTCTTCTGAACCGTTGAATTTTGGAGATGATGAAGACTGGGACCAGGAG ATTGCCCGGAATATAAAATCATCTGAAGAATTCCCAACTTTTGATCCTTTCTCGTCTGGACATTCACAACACATTGCTTCATTCTATAAAAGTTCAGGACAAGGTTCTGGTGTGAATAAACGCAGAGAGGCTATCAAGCAGATGAAAGAAAGAATGCGTCAAGAAGC ACAAATGAATGTTGATCAGCGAGTGCGTCGACCTTACTTTGATACTTCGGATCAGGGAAATCATccagtatttttaaaatctgtgGCACATCCTTCTTCATTAACCAATCACAATCATGCGAGGGGTGATAG ttCGGACATAAAGTTACCTCCTAAACTTACGAAACAGAAACCAAGACTAGCAGCAAATTTTAATATGCAACCAAAATTTTCACATG CAATTGGCAGAGGTCGTCATTTTCGGGAAATGCAAAATGGGACAGGAGAACCAAGAGTTGGTGTTCAGCCTCCAAATGGATTCAATAATACTAAAGAAATTAATCATG CTTTCGGCCGGGGACGACAATTCCAATCAAATATGCATTCTACTTCGTCTAACATAGAATCTTTCACCAACAAAGTCACTCCTTTAACTCCAAATAGCAATG GTGTTGAAGACAGTGGTTCATCAGCGGCAGAAGATACAAACTGGGGAAATGATGAGTTGGTGaaacaagaaagaaaattaatCAAGTTATTGAAGCAG ATAGATGCTTTGGAAAAGAAATCTGCTTTAGGAGAAGTTTTAGATTCTGAGCAAAAAGCTAAGATGTTACGAAAACAGGAGATTTTAACATCTTTGAAACAAATAAGAAACCAACTTATGGAGTGA
- the LOC120347969 gene encoding uncharacterized protein LOC120347969: MSTKSRESQITDIKDDLDSLSPCETLKSKPIKMFSAADKSGSRPTSSENSSSVQLDQGTRNSDSLKAAFTEMENDILEAIADCKLSFVTCKDGSGIQAVFPKLVQYKSSLSSIVKDMKNILLETDLINFTRRYQQCIENIIQVSETASAKILELDERSQCSQSSRPTSKRHRSARTVSSVKSTMSGESKVSSKKEFFDLQKDVAAMEATKGIRKQQFDLQIQKEIAEKKARALVCLQAEEAENPFSVDVDLMRGANNYFNSNNSCFNANSKSSPILNEAPACMVIDPQIELNNSDISNHDQVSSTVVDIPCQASSYSPVINPRLPITNVSASQEAVSTGIVNVGSFSLPPPNVNSFPSVPTVSNVSQNVFNVSRVASAPFNCCTQTTTVSANSGSLPTHCNDNNISVSTVNSAALPPQTCNLSHDMTNLMSNILSVQRAPVAKVRVFDGDPLQYPQWESSFKKLVEQRLLDDADKMNLLERHLTGEPKSMVEGLFLLQSENSYERAKKALKDRYGDDSVISVAFRTKLASWPKIGPNDIKGMLAFSDFLQQIVEVKKVVEDLKILDFPSELCVLIKRVLPSSLFNRWKESVYEWKCKFNVNTSDNLKVNCPKYPPFEEFAKFILKRASVMHCPEMTVFDENLNPSKYNTEQNSKSNHSRYGHRMNKNSFSTNVSRDSCLHCNGSHKIGDCQTFLRISLVKRRKLFWDNFLCYSCGVKMSKGHSAKSCKNVASCRKCNKGHLTCFHVDNKPEQTESNQSFCSEVCSIVDQHDGVDQSMIIPVWVKGNTSKEVLCYCLLDGQSNTSFITGELQQQLGLKGVDTQISLSTMSSRNDLIQCKVFKNIQVSSYDHKDIISVPRAYTRDEIPVKRSQIPKSEVCKKWKHLADVAKHLMPYMPDLPVSMLIGSNAPNAIRPRDIIAGLETEPYAQRSILGWGVVGKVCSMFNADFVEHCGNQQNMSAEDHRFLKILSDGITKKDGHYKLPLPLRSQQINLPNNLPLAQKRLEQLKKRMLRDQKYKNDYYKFMSDIIENYAERVPDDEVSLSNGSVNYVPHLGVYHPKKPDKIRVVFDCSAKYGGVCLNDYLLPGPDQMNSLLGILLRFRMERVAVKCDIKAFFHQFLVDEPHRDLLRFLWWDNSDMTGNLCHYKLKIHLFGAISSPGCASFGLKHAADDGESSFGKEAADFIRNEFYVDDGLTSKPNAEDAIELIKNSTNLCSSAGLNLCKIMSNSREVLESVPQLSVSPSVQCLDPKSDPLPVERALGVDWLVESDCLCFRIDSKVTPVTRRGILSAVSSVYDPIGLVAPVILEGKKILQALCKDCYDWDEPIPEIFRVKWEKWQKDLCHLVNLKVDRCYKPVNFGNIKHVELHHFSDASESGYGQCTYLRLVNDCGKAHCALVIGKARVAPLKHVTIPRLELTAAVVSARMSNLVKTELKLKNATEFFWVDSMVVLGYIQNESKRFNVFVANRVQTIHNFSSPSSWHHVPTKANPSDDASRGLQADQLNAGCRWLNGPEFLWCEGKFVPPLVKPEQNDEVILEVQKEMKGCSVHRTIAFKADCSGKDFDISRLNIFSSWFKAKRAVANCIKYKDLLKNPKSAFQKVTSDDLCQAENLIIFSLQRSYFSKDLSVLKNSDCSDQVSFKNRFSRLDPFLDNSGIVRVGGRIRNSIEEFKVKHPVVLPRKGHVTSIIIHHFHVRGGHMGRYMTLNAIRQSGYWILGGTSAVSQQIHACVPCKKIRGNPHGQKMADLPKDRFNLDSPFTYCGMDIFGHFFIKEKRSMLKRWVILFICLSSRAVHLESLNSMSTDSFINALRRFTARRGPVKQLRCDCGSNFIGASNELRKAYKEFDQVKIKNFLLQGECDWVDFKFGVPNSSHMQGFVERQIRTVRSALEPLFLQFGHILCEESFRTVLVEAEQVVNSKPLAVANLSDPLAPEPLTPNHILTLKPKVLLPPPGNFQKSDQYLLKRWRRVQYLVNEFWYRYRRECLHLLQERQKWVFPKRNLALGDIVHVIEDGSPRNSWKLGKVVEVFPSGDGLVRKVRLQLATSLLTTNGKRVGVTAYLDRPVHKLVLLIANEGSRSVED, translated from the exons ATGTCAACAAAATCTAGAGAAAGTCAAATTACTGATATAAAAGATGATTTGGATTCCTTGTCACCATGTGAAACTTTAAAAAGCAAACCAATTAAAATGTTCTCTGCTGCTGACAAGTCCGGCTCTAGGCCTACTAGCAGTGAAAATAGCTCTAGCGTCCAACTAGACCAAGGCACAAGAAATAGTGACTCGTTGAAAGCAGCCTTCACTGAAATGGAGAATGACATTTTAGAAGCCATAGCCGACTGCAAATTGTCTTTCGTCACCTGCAAAGATGGTTCTGGAATTCAAGCGGTGTTTCCAAAACTAGTGCAGTATAAGTCAAGTTTATCTTCAATTGTCAAGGATATGAAGAACATTTTATTGGAGACTGATTTGATTAATTTCACACGTCGTTATCAACaatgtattgaaaatattatacaaGTTTCTGAAACTGCTAGTGCGAAAATATTAGAACTAGATGAACGATCCCAATGTTCTCAATCATCTCGCCCAACTTCAAAGCGGCATCGTTCTGCTCGAACTGTAAGCAGCGTGAAATCAACAATGTCTGGGGAAAGCAAAGTTTCAAGCAAAAAAGAATTCTTCGACTTGCAAAAAGATGTGGCAGCAATGGAGGCTACGAAAGGCATTCGTAAACAGCAATTTGATCTTCAGATTCAAAAAGAGATAGCGGAGAAAAAAGCCAGGGCGCTAGTTTGTCTTCAAGCTGAAGAGGCCGAAAATCCTTTCAGTGTTGATGTGGATCTAATGAGAGGTgcaaataattatttcaattcaaataatAGTTGTTTTAATGCAAATTCAAAATCATCTCCTATTTTAAATGAGGCCCCAGCGTGCATGGTTATTGATCCTCAAATTGAGCTAAATAATTCAGATATTTCTAATCATGATCAAGTTTCATCCACTGTTGTTGATATTCCCTGCCAAGCATCGAGCTATAGTCCTGTAATCAATCCCCGACTGCCCATTACTAATGTTAGTGCTTCCCAAGAGGCCGTTTCCACTGGTATTGTAAATGTTGGTAGCTTTTCCTTGCCACCCCCTAATGTGAATTCATTCCCATCAGTGCCTACTGTTTCTAATGTAtcacaaaatgtttttaatgtaTCCAGAGTTGCTAGTGCTCCTTTTAACTGTTGTACACAAACCACCACTGTGTCTGCCAATTCAGGCAGCTTACCAACTCATtgtaatgataataatatctcTGTTTCCACTGTGAATAGTGCTGCTCTTCCTCCACAAACCTGCAATCTTTCCCATGACATGACCAATTTAATGAGTAATATTTTATCAGTCCAAAGGGCTCCTGTAGCCAAAGTTAGGGTGTTTGATGGGGATCCATTGCAATATCCACAATGGGAGAGCTCATTTAAAAAGCTAGTCGAGCAAAGGTTGCTTGATGACGCAGATAAAATGAATCTGCTTGAACGTCACTTGACAGGTGAACCCAAAAGTATGGTTGAaggtttgtttttattacaatCCGAGAATTCTTATGAAAGAGCTAAAAAGGCCCTAAAAGATCGCTATGGTGATGACAGTGTCATTAGTGTAGCCTTTAGAACAAAACTGGCATCATGGCCTAAAATTGGTCCAAATGATATAAAAGGCATGTTGGCATTTTCTGATTTCCTTCAGCAAATTGTTGAGGTTAAAAAGGTTGTAGAGGATTTAAAAATTCTCGATTTTCCCTCAGAGCTATGTGTGTTAATCAAAAGAGTTTTGCCCTCTTCATTGTTTAACAGGTGGAAAGAGTCAGTTTATGAATGGAAGTGTAAGTTTAATGTAAACACATCTGATAACTTGAAGGTAAACTGCCCCAAATACCCTCCATTTGAGGagtttgcaaaatttattttaaagcgTGCCTCAGTGATGCATTGTCCTGAGATGACAGTTTTTGATGAGAATCTCAACCCGTCCAAGTATAATACTGAGCAAAATAGTAAGTCTAATCATTCGAGATATGGTCAtcgaatgaataaaaattccttTAGCACTAATGTTTCACGAGATAGTTGCTTGCATTGTAATGGGTCTCACAAAATTGGTGATTGTCAAACATTCTTACGAATTTCTTTGGTAAAAAGAAGGAAACTGTTCTGggataattttttatgttaCTCTTGTGGAGTGAAAATGTCCAAGGGTCATAGTGCAAAGTCATGCAAAAACGTGGCTTCTTGCAGAAAGTGCAATAAGGGCCATTTGACATGTTTTCATGTTGACAATAAGCCAGAACAGACTGAAAGTAACCAATCTTTCTGTTCTGAAGTATGCTCAATAGTTGACCAACATGATGGTGTAGACCAATCCATGATTATCCCAGTATGGGTCAAAGGTAACACTTCAAAAGAAGTGTTATGTTACTGTCTGCTTGATGGCCAGTCTAATACAAGTTTTATCACAGGTGAGTTGCAACAGCAACTGGGGTTAAAGGGTGTTGACACCCAGATATCATTATCCACTATGTCCAGCCGTAATGACTTAATTCAGTGCaaggtttttaaaaatattcaagtctCTAGTTATGATCATAAAGATATTATATCTGTTCCCAGAGCATATACCCGAGATGAGATCCCTGTCAAGAGATCTCAAATTCCTAAATCTGAAGTCTGCAAAAAGTGGAAACATCTAGCTGATGTAGCCAAGCACTTAATGCCATATATGCCAGATCTCCCTGTTTCTATGCTTATAGGCAGCAATGCACCAAATGCTATCAGACCTCGAGATATAATAGCCGGCCTAGAAACTGAGCCATATGCTCAAAGATCCATACTTGGATGGGGTGTTGTTGGGAAA GTGTGTTCGATGTTTAATGCTGATTTTGTTGAGCACTGTGGCAATCAACAAAATATGTCAGCAGAAGACCACAGGTTTCTAAAAATTCTCTCAGATGGCATCACTAAAAAGGATGGCCATTACAAACTTCCATTACCTTTACGATCCCAACAAATCAACCTTCCAAATAATTTGCCTCTTGCTCAAAAAAGACTTGAGCAGCTGAAGAAGCGTATGCTTCGAGATCAGAAGTACAAAAatgattattataaatttatgtcGGACATCATTGAGAATTATGCTGAACGGGTGCCTGATGATGAAGTAAGTTTGAGCAATGGTAGTGTGAATTATGTTCCTCATTTGGGTGTGTATCATCCAAAGAAACCTGATAAAATTCGTGTTGTGTTTGACTGTTCTGCAAAATATGGTGGTGTGTGTTTGAATGATTATTTGCTTCCTGGGCCTGACCAGATGAACAGTCTTTTGGGTATTTTGCTCAGATTTCGTATGGAGAGAGTGGCTGTGAAGTGTGATATTAAAgcattttttcatcaatttttagttGATGAACCGCACCGTGATCTGTTACGTTTTTTATGGTGGGATAATAGTGATATGACTGGTAACTTATGCCATTACAAGTTGAAAATTCACCTATTTGGTGCAATTTCATCACCTGGCTGTGCAAGTTTCGGGTTAAAGCATGCTGCAGATGATGGTGAGTCTTCTTTTGGTAAGGAAGCAGCAGACTTCATTCGTAATGAATTTTACGTTGATGATGGTCTGACTTCAAAGCCAAATGCAGAGGATGCTATTGAGTTGATAAAAAATAGCACAAATTTGTGTTCGAGTGCTGGTTTAAATCTCTGTAAGATAATGTCTAATAGTCGGGAGGTTCTTGAAAGCGTTCCTCAATTGTCTGTGTCTCCTAGCGTGCAGTGTTTGGATCCAAAATCTGATCCCTTACCTGTTGAAAGAGCTCTGGGTGTGGACTGGTTAGTGGAGAGTGATTGCTTGTGTTTTCGTATTGACTCGAAGGTTACTCCTGTTACAAGGAGGGGAATTCTTTCCGCAGTCAGTAGTGTGTATGATCCCATAGGTCTGGTTGCACCAGTCATTCTTGAGGGTAAGAAAATCCTCCAAGCCTTGTGCAAGGATTGTTATGACTGGGACGAACCCATTCCTGAGATTTTCAGGGTTAAATGGGAAAAATGGCAAAAGGATCTTTGTCATTTGGTGAATCTGAAAGTAGATCGTTGCTATAAGCCGGTAAATTTTGGTAATATCAAGCATGTGGAACTGCATCACTTTTCTGATGCCTCTGAAAGTGGTTATGGCCAGTGTACATACTTACGTCTGGTTAATGATTGTGGCAAAGCACATTGTGCCCTTGTAATTGGTAAGGCCAGAGTTGCTCCGTTGAAACATGTTACAATTCCCAGGTTGGAATTGACTGCAGCAGTGGTGTCTGCCAGAATGAGTAATTTGGTTAAAactgaactaaaattgaaaaatgccaCAGAGTTTTTCTGGGTCGATAGTATGGTGGTACTGGGGTATATACAAAATGAGAGCAAACGTTTCAATGTTTTTGTGGCTAATAGGGTGCAAACTATCCATAATTTTTCTAGTCCATCATCCTGGCATCATGTACCTACCAAGGCAAACCCGAGTGATGATGCGAGTCGAGGCTTGCAAGCAGACCAGCTAAATGCTGGTTGTAGGTGGTTGAACGGGCCAGAGTTTTTGTGGTGTGAAGGAAAATTTGTTCCTCCATTAGTAAAGCCTGAACAGAATGATGAAGTAATTTTAGAAGTGCAGAAGGAGATGAAGGGATGCTCTGTGCATCGAACCATCGCCTTCAAAGCTGACTGTTCTGGCAAAGATTTTGATATCTCTAGActtaatattttctcatcctgGTTTAAAGCAAAACGTGCAGTTGCAAACTGTATTAAGTACAAGGATTTGCTCAAGAATCCTAAATCTGCCTTTCAGAAAGTTACTTCTGATGATTTGTGCCAGGCggaaaatttaattatattttcccTTCAGCGTTCATATTTTAGTAAAGATCTAAGTGTACTAAAGAATTCTGATTGCTCAGATCAAGTCTCATTTAAAAACCGGTTTTCAAGATTAGACCCCTTCCTTGATAACTCTGGCATTGTCAGAGTTGGGGGACGAATTCGAAACTCTATAGAGGAGTTTAAGGTAAAACACCCTGTTGTCTTACCTAGAAAAGGTCATGTCACAAGTATTATTATTCACCATTTTCATGTCCGTGGTGGCCACATGGGTCGTTATATGACTCTAAATGCTATACGGCAATCTGGTTATTGGATTTTGGGAGGCACTTCTGCTGTTTCTCAGCAAATACATGCTTGTGTTCCTTGTAAAAAAATTAGAGGTAACCCACATGGCCAGAAGATGGCTGACCTGCCAAAAGATAGGTTTAATTTGGACAGTCCGTTCACATATTGTGGCATGGATATCTTTgggcatttttttattaaagaaaaaagGTCCATGTTGAAACGATgggtaattttattcatttgcttGTCATCACGAGCTGTACATCTGGAATCTCTGAATTCTATGAGCACAGACTCTTTTATCAATGCTTTGCGTAGGTTCACTGCTCGAAGAGGCCCTGTGAAACAGCTACGCTGTGATTGTGGTAGCAATTTCATTGGTGCAAGTAACGAATTAAGAAAGGCTTATAAGGAATTTGATCAAGTCAAGATCAAAAATTTTCTCTTACAGGGTGAATGTGACTGGGtcgatttcaaatttggggTGCCAAATTCCAGTCATATGCAGGGTTTTGTTGAAAGGCAGATACGAACTGTTCGTTCTGCCTTGGAGCCCCTGTTTTTACAGTTTGGTCACATATTATGCGAAGAATCATTTCGCACTGTGTTAGTGGAGGCCGAGCAGGTTGTTAATTCGAAACCATTGGCAGTTGCTAATTTGAGTGATCCTCTGGCACCTGAACCACTGACTCCTAACCACATTTTAACACTCAAGCCCAAGGTTTTGTTGCCACCTCCAGGTAATTTCCAAAAGTCTGATCAGTATCTTTTAAAACGATGGAGACGTGTACAATATCTTGTTAATGAATTTTGGTACAGGTACCGACGAGAATGCCTTCACCTTTTGCAAGAAAGACAGAAATGGGTCTTTCCAAAGAGAAATCTTGCTCTGGGTGATATTGTCCATGTTATTGAGGATGGGTCTCCTAGAAATTCATGGAAAttaggaaaggttgttgaggtTTTCCCCAGTGGTGATGGGCTAGTACGTAAAGTAAGACTTCAGCTTGCCACAAGTTTGTTAACAACCAATGGTAAGCGGGTTGGGGTCACAGCTTATTTAGACCGGCCTGTACACAAGCTTGTTCTTTTAATTGCCAATGAGGGTTCCAGGTCTGTGGAGGATTGA
- the LOC144419947 gene encoding uncharacterized protein LOC144419947, which produces MKLISVIFYIAMLEVTILANKSVTEVETSSGNEISPCSENRTELHKVFCGDRLKCKNGTPVDDVFSEWLLCEISKYNKPKYCVVKKKSICKEESICSNMNPCDAKCDSHYNCKVRDIANIVKI; this is translated from the exons atgaaactcATATCAgtgattttttatattgcaaTGTTGGAAGTTACGATTCTCGCTAATAAAAGCGTAACAG AAGTGGAAACATCAAGCGGAAATGAAATTTCTCCATGTTCAGAAAATAGAACAGAACTTCATAAAGTATTCTGCGGTGATAGACTAAAATGTAAAAATGGCACACCAGTTGACGATGTTTTTTCCGAGTGGCTTTt GTGCGAGATATCAAAATACAATAAACCGAAATATTGTGTGGTGAAAAAGAAATCAATATGCAAGGAGGAAAGCATATGTTCGAACATGAATCCATGCGATGCGAAATGTGATTCTCATTATAATTGCAAGGTGAGAGATATTGCGAATATAGTTAAGATATAG